The Tautonia marina genome contains a region encoding:
- a CDS encoding S1 family peptidase, with protein sequence MGIVETRRGLLLGLVASLLVGSLDLAVTQSATAQGGERRIAARSITPEDLPGPLDDVIFRPTVMVRKGNSRGSGTIIASTKGRSLILTAAHVIDGPGRAAIELHRFNLGIEGRKLGGSWPKVIPAKILAADLDADVAVLMVEGLARLPHVARLDESLAEPLPDGFPVTSVGIDHASDLNSWDSRIRGTALLSRNLADEGGSAFTSPSGNQGQTPSRDPRLFVITEHPPIQGRSGGGLYASDGRLLGVCVGRIEVKSTRGEERAIGLFASGQSIQRVLEQLDEAQSPSN encoded by the coding sequence ATGGGCATCGTCGAGACGCGACGCGGACTCCTGTTGGGGCTGGTCGCATCGTTACTGGTCGGATCGCTTGACTTGGCGGTAACGCAATCGGCGACCGCCCAGGGAGGCGAACGGCGGATCGCGGCCCGGTCGATCACACCGGAGGATTTACCTGGCCCGCTTGACGACGTGATCTTCCGGCCCACCGTCATGGTGCGCAAGGGGAACTCGCGCGGGAGCGGCACGATCATCGCCTCGACCAAGGGGCGGTCCCTGATTCTGACGGCCGCCCATGTCATCGACGGACCCGGCCGGGCGGCCATCGAGTTGCACCGCTTCAACCTCGGAATCGAGGGCCGCAAACTCGGAGGGTCGTGGCCGAAGGTCATCCCTGCCAAAATTCTCGCGGCCGACCTGGATGCCGACGTGGCGGTCTTGATGGTGGAGGGTCTGGCAAGGCTTCCGCATGTCGCTCGGCTGGATGAATCGCTGGCCGAGCCGCTGCCGGACGGCTTCCCCGTCACGTCGGTCGGCATTGACCACGCGAGCGATCTGAATAGCTGGGATTCGCGGATCCGAGGGACCGCCCTGCTCTCCCGGAATCTCGCCGACGAGGGTGGTTCGGCCTTCACCTCACCCTCAGGAAACCAGGGCCAAACGCCCTCCCGCGACCCCCGGTTGTTCGTGATTACCGAGCACCCACCCATCCAGGGGCGATCGGGGGGTGGGCTCTACGCCAGCGACGGCCGATTGCTGGGTGTCTGTGTCGGCCGGATCGAGGTCAAAAGTACCCGGGGAGAGGAACGGGCGATCGGCCTGTTCGCCTCGGGCCAGAGCATTCAGCGCGTGCTGGAGCAGCTAGACGAGGCCCAATCCCCCTCGAATTGA
- a CDS encoding Bax inhibitor-1/YccA family protein: METSNPVFSETVFGDWAREETRVNAMTVQGTASKCFLLLAILTAVAAYVWGLGQSGTDVTPWMFGGMIAGLVLALITVFAMKWAAYTAPLYAAAQGSFLGGVSWWFNSMYPGIAFNAMALTLAVLLVMLSLYTSRIIPVTDKLRMGIVAATGAIFLVYMVSFVLSFFGVSVPMIHGSGPIGIGFSLVVVGVAAFNLLLDFDFIERGARSGAPKAMEWYGAFGLLVTLIWLYISLLRLLAQLQGRE; this comes from the coding sequence GTGGAGACGTCCAATCCTGTTTTTTCGGAAACCGTATTTGGTGACTGGGCTCGCGAGGAGACTCGCGTCAACGCGATGACCGTGCAGGGCACGGCGTCGAAGTGCTTCCTGCTTCTGGCCATCTTGACGGCCGTCGCCGCGTACGTCTGGGGGCTCGGGCAATCGGGCACCGACGTCACCCCCTGGATGTTCGGCGGCATGATCGCCGGCCTGGTGCTGGCGCTGATCACCGTCTTCGCCATGAAATGGGCCGCCTACACCGCCCCGCTCTACGCCGCGGCCCAGGGGTCGTTTCTTGGTGGTGTGTCCTGGTGGTTCAACTCGATGTACCCGGGCATCGCCTTCAACGCGATGGCCCTGACGCTGGCTGTTTTGCTGGTGATGCTCTCGCTCTACACCTCGCGGATCATCCCGGTGACGGACAAGCTCCGCATGGGGATCGTCGCCGCGACCGGGGCCATCTTCCTGGTCTACATGGTCAGCTTCGTGCTGAGCTTCTTCGGGGTGTCGGTGCCGATGATCCACGGCTCCGGCCCGATCGGCATCGGCTTTAGCCTGGTCGTCGTCGGCGTCGCAGCGTTCAACCTGCTGCTCGACTTCGACTTCATCGAGCGCGGAGCCCGCTCCGGCGCTCCGAAGGCGATGGAGTGGTACGGCGCGTTTGGGCTGCTGGTCACCTTGATCTGGCTTTATATCAGCCTCCTGCGCTTGCTGGCCCAGCTCCAGGGACGCGAGTAA
- a CDS encoding LemA family protein — protein sequence MSLLLAQEAGGLGGTAIILIVIGVIVAILVFLAIGTYNKLVQLRNRYKNAYSQIDVQLKRRYDLIPNLVETVKGYMSHERETLEAVIQARNAAVSASNQVAANPGDPDSMKRLGAAEADLGSVSASTGVLGRLFALSEAYPDLKANTNMLSLQEELTSTENKVAFSRQAYNDAVMSYNTAREVFPAVIFAGMFGFGPAQFFEIESPKEREAPRVSFS from the coding sequence ATGAGTCTGCTTCTCGCCCAGGAGGCCGGCGGCCTCGGAGGAACGGCCATCATCCTGATCGTCATCGGGGTGATCGTCGCCATCCTCGTCTTCCTGGCCATCGGCACGTACAACAAGCTGGTTCAGCTTCGGAACCGCTACAAGAATGCCTATAGCCAGATCGATGTTCAGCTCAAGCGGCGGTACGACCTGATCCCGAACCTCGTGGAGACGGTCAAAGGGTACATGAGCCACGAGCGTGAGACGCTCGAAGCCGTGATCCAGGCCCGTAACGCCGCCGTTTCGGCCAGCAACCAGGTGGCCGCCAACCCCGGCGACCCCGACTCGATGAAGCGCCTGGGTGCGGCCGAGGCCGACCTCGGCTCTGTCTCCGCCAGCACCGGCGTGCTCGGCCGCCTGTTCGCCCTATCGGAAGCCTATCCCGACCTGAAGGCGAACACGAACATGCTCTCCCTTCAGGAAGAGCTGACCAGCACCGAAAACAAGGTGGCCTTCTCTCGGCAAGCGTATAATGATGCCGTGATGAGTTACAACACCGCCCGAGAAGTCTTCCCCGCCGTCATCTTCGCCGGCATGTTCGGCTTCGGACCGGCCCAGTTCTTCGAGATCGAGTCTCCGAAGGAACGCGAGGCCCCGCGCGTCTCGTTCTCCTGA
- a CDS encoding M48 family metallopeptidase: MDFFEHQETARRKTGLLIVYFLLAVVAIIGAIYLVLAFFFLASAENEAGMAVAEPTLWDPGLFGLVALGTTALVGGGSLYKIASLAGGGHTVAELLGGRLIHPDTRDPDERRVLNVVEEMAIASGTPVPPVYLMDQEPAINAFAAGYTPNDAVIGVTRGCIQTLSRDELQGVMAHEFSHILNGDMRLNIRLMGVLFGILLIGITGWIIFRSTMYSNMRARSDNKGGNPLPLIGLALYIIGYVGVFFGRLIQSAVSRQREYLADASAVQFTRNPEGIAGALKKIGAISAGSRLKNPEAGEAAHMFFGEGIGGAWLSLMATHPPLADRIRRIDPNFDGDFSKVSLAPPSHARIDREKPKGPSRKAETGRMKFDPVEAITKIGTIDPQRLAYAAALLESFPEPITRLTHDPYSARVLVYGLLIDRDSEHLDSQLQALAGSAGSKIADQTRSILPEVQGVELTARLPLVELALPALRQLSPDQYRAFQRDVRALIEADRRISLYEFALLRLLMRHLGPQFGNKTAPSVRYRSAAAISEPTGTLLTAIARVGQPHDSAEARRSFESGVQALGWDSVQVKPASESGLEAVSKALDVLLEASAPLKRDVLRACASAVGSDGQITVEEGELLRAIADSLDSPMPPILAEAS, from the coding sequence ATGGATTTCTTCGAGCATCAAGAAACCGCCCGCCGCAAGACCGGGCTGCTGATCGTGTATTTCCTTCTGGCTGTCGTCGCCATCATCGGGGCGATCTACCTGGTGCTGGCGTTTTTCTTCCTCGCCAGTGCCGAGAATGAGGCCGGAATGGCCGTTGCGGAGCCGACACTCTGGGACCCCGGCCTATTCGGCCTGGTCGCCCTCGGAACGACGGCCCTGGTCGGCGGGGGAAGTCTGTACAAGATTGCCTCGCTCGCCGGAGGTGGGCACACCGTGGCCGAACTGCTCGGCGGGCGTCTGATCCACCCCGATACGAGAGATCCCGACGAGCGCCGCGTGCTGAATGTTGTCGAGGAGATGGCGATTGCCTCGGGCACTCCGGTGCCGCCGGTCTACCTCATGGATCAAGAGCCGGCAATCAATGCGTTTGCCGCCGGTTACACGCCGAACGACGCGGTCATTGGCGTGACCCGAGGGTGCATCCAGACCCTCTCGCGTGACGAGCTTCAAGGGGTGATGGCGCACGAATTCAGCCACATTCTCAACGGAGACATGCGGCTGAATATCCGGCTCATGGGGGTCCTGTTCGGAATCCTTCTGATCGGGATCACCGGCTGGATCATCTTCCGCTCGACCATGTACTCCAACATGCGAGCGCGGAGCGACAACAAGGGGGGGAATCCCCTTCCCTTGATCGGCCTGGCGCTTTACATCATCGGATATGTCGGTGTCTTTTTCGGTCGCCTGATCCAGTCGGCCGTCTCGCGCCAGCGGGAATACCTGGCCGATGCCTCGGCGGTGCAGTTCACCCGAAATCCAGAGGGAATTGCCGGAGCCCTGAAGAAGATCGGGGCCATCTCGGCGGGTTCTCGCCTGAAGAATCCCGAGGCAGGAGAAGCCGCTCACATGTTCTTCGGCGAGGGGATCGGCGGTGCCTGGCTGAGCCTGATGGCCACTCACCCCCCCCTGGCCGACCGCATCCGACGGATCGACCCGAACTTCGACGGCGACTTCTCGAAGGTCTCGCTCGCTCCTCCCAGCCACGCGCGGATCGATCGCGAAAAGCCCAAGGGCCCCTCCCGCAAGGCTGAGACAGGTCGGATGAAATTCGACCCGGTCGAGGCGATTACCAAAATCGGCACGATCGACCCGCAGCGCCTTGCCTATGCCGCCGCCTTGCTGGAGTCGTTTCCCGAGCCGATCACCCGCCTGACGCACGATCCGTACAGCGCCCGGGTGCTCGTCTATGGCCTCCTGATCGACCGCGACTCGGAACACCTCGACAGTCAGTTGCAGGCTCTGGCGGGATCGGCCGGATCGAAAATTGCCGATCAAACCCGTTCGATCCTGCCCGAGGTTCAAGGGGTTGAGCTGACCGCCCGACTTCCGCTGGTCGAGCTGGCGTTGCCGGCCCTCCGGCAGCTTTCGCCCGATCAGTACCGAGCCTTTCAGCGCGACGTGCGAGCCTTGATCGAGGCCGATCGACGGATCAGCCTTTACGAGTTCGCCCTGCTCCGGCTCTTGATGCGACACCTTGGGCCGCAGTTCGGCAACAAGACCGCGCCGAGCGTCCGCTATCGATCGGCCGCGGCCATCAGCGAGCCGACCGGCACCCTGCTGACCGCCATCGCCCGCGTCGGTCAACCCCACGACAGTGCCGAGGCCCGCCGCTCCTTCGAGTCGGGCGTTCAGGCGCTCGGCTGGGACTCGGTCCAGGTGAAACCGGCCTCCGAATCGGGCCTCGAAGCCGTTAGCAAGGCCCTCGATGTCTTGCTCGAAGCCAGTGCTCCGTTGAAGCGCGACGTGCTTCGCGCCTGTGCCTCGGCCGTTGGCTCGGACGGTCAGATCACCGTTGAGGAGGGGGAGCTGCTCCGGGCCATCGCCGATTCGCTCGACAGTCCCATGCCCCCGATCCTGGCCGAGGCTTCCTGA
- a CDS encoding nucleoside hydrolase, translating into MLLSLLLMTATPAPPADEPVRLIFDTDLGNDVDDAMAMGLIHALQSRGKCELLAVTLTKDHELAGPLADAINHFYGRGSIPIGVVRDGVTPEQGKFLGLAAEPDGSGDGLRYPRSLASGSEAPDAVALLRKVLAEQPDGAVVIAQVGFSTNLARLLASGPDDVSPLSGPELVAKKVRLLEVMAGAFAPIGNNARFGEYNVVQDLESARILARDWPTPIIYSGFEIGIAIPYPAASIDNDFGYVDHHPVSEAYQVYEPTPHERPTWDLTSVLHAVEPDRGYFDLSPPGRVIVEEDGHTRFEPDSDGRHRYLIVSPEQVIRIREAFAQLVSQPPDIRNGN; encoded by the coding sequence ATGCTCCTCTCCCTGCTGCTCATGACCGCAACCCCGGCACCACCGGCCGACGAGCCGGTTCGCCTGATCTTCGACACCGACCTCGGCAACGACGTTGACGACGCGATGGCGATGGGCTTGATCCATGCCTTGCAGTCGCGTGGCAAGTGCGAGTTGCTGGCCGTTACCCTGACGAAGGATCACGAATTGGCCGGTCCACTTGCCGATGCGATCAACCACTTTTATGGACGTGGTTCGATCCCGATCGGCGTGGTCCGCGACGGGGTGACCCCCGAACAAGGCAAGTTCCTTGGCCTGGCCGCCGAACCGGATGGATCGGGCGACGGGCTCCGTTACCCCCGATCCCTGGCTTCCGGTTCCGAGGCTCCCGACGCGGTTGCCTTGCTCCGCAAGGTGCTGGCGGAGCAACCGGACGGAGCGGTGGTGATCGCTCAGGTCGGATTCTCGACGAACCTGGCCCGACTCCTCGCCTCGGGACCCGATGACGTCTCCCCGCTTTCCGGCCCCGAACTGGTGGCGAAGAAGGTTCGCCTGCTGGAAGTGATGGCGGGAGCCTTCGCACCCATCGGCAACAATGCTCGCTTCGGCGAGTACAATGTGGTCCAGGATCTCGAATCCGCCCGCATCCTCGCCCGAGACTGGCCCACACCCATCATCTACAGCGGCTTTGAAATCGGCATCGCCATTCCCTACCCGGCCGCGAGCATCGACAACGACTTCGGATACGTCGATCACCACCCGGTTTCTGAAGCGTATCAGGTCTACGAACCGACCCCTCACGAACGGCCGACCTGGGACCTGACCAGCGTCCTCCATGCCGTCGAGCCCGACCGTGGTTACTTCGACCTCTCTCCACCCGGCCGGGTCATCGTCGAGGAGGACGGACACACCCGGTTCGAGCCAGATTCCGATGGCCGGCACCGCTACCTGATCGTGAGTCCGGAACAGGTGATTCGCATTCGTGAAGCCTTCGCCCAACTCGTCAGCCAGCCGCCTGACATCAGGAACGGTAATTGA
- a CDS encoding FAD-dependent oxidoreductase, whose product MNESYSRPNRRRFLIGSSSGLAALMAAQRGHVLASGPSIQRQTIEADLVIVGGSLGGCAAALAALRAGKTVVMTEETDWIGGQLTSQAVPPDEHPWIEQFGRNASYADLRKRTRAYVQRNYPLTAEARDARYLNPGNGRVSALCAEPRAYLAALTEMLAPFASAGTLSVLLKHVPIAAETEGDRVRSVTVRDATTGDDRTLVAPYILDATELGDLLELANVEHIVGFEAASQTGDRSAPEQPDPMNQQAFTVCFLMEYRPEEDHTIDEPDDYRFWRDFVPDLTPPWSGPLLSLSYSSPQTLEPRSVPFDPTSNAFGWWTYRRVIDPSNFRPGPFDGSTGVTCVNWPQNDYLLGPLVGVSADEARQHIERAKGLNRALLYWLQTECPRPDGGTGWPGLRLRPDLMGTSDGMAKAPYIRESRRIAAEFTILERHVGTEARREAEGTDVAEATFPDSVGVGSYRIDLHPSTGGDNYIDVSSLPFEIPLGALIPVRVENLLPACKNLGTTHVTNGCYRLHPVEWAIGEAAGALATFCLDRGLSPRAVRNTPARLREFQSFLTSQGVEIHWPRARPR is encoded by the coding sequence ATGAACGAGAGTTATTCGCGTCCCAACCGTCGCCGCTTTCTGATCGGCAGCTCCTCCGGCCTGGCCGCTCTGATGGCGGCGCAGCGAGGGCATGTCCTCGCTTCAGGCCCAAGCATCCAGAGGCAAACCATCGAGGCCGACCTCGTTATCGTCGGTGGTAGCCTCGGCGGCTGCGCGGCGGCGTTGGCGGCCCTGAGGGCGGGCAAGACGGTCGTGATGACCGAGGAAACCGACTGGATCGGCGGGCAGCTCACCAGTCAGGCCGTTCCGCCGGATGAACATCCGTGGATCGAACAATTCGGCCGGAACGCATCGTATGCCGACCTCCGCAAACGGACCCGCGCGTACGTTCAGCGCAACTACCCCCTGACCGCCGAGGCCCGAGACGCTCGATACCTCAACCCCGGCAACGGCCGCGTCTCGGCCCTGTGCGCTGAGCCCCGGGCGTATCTCGCGGCTTTGACCGAGATGCTCGCCCCGTTTGCCTCCGCCGGGACACTCTCAGTCCTGCTGAAACACGTGCCGATTGCCGCGGAAACCGAAGGGGACCGGGTTCGATCCGTCACCGTCCGCGATGCGACGACCGGCGACGACCGTACCCTGGTCGCCCCGTACATCCTCGATGCAACAGAACTCGGCGATCTGCTCGAACTGGCCAATGTCGAGCATATCGTCGGCTTCGAGGCCGCCTCGCAGACCGGCGACCGCTCCGCCCCGGAGCAGCCCGATCCGATGAATCAGCAAGCCTTCACGGTTTGCTTTCTCATGGAATACCGTCCCGAGGAAGACCACACGATCGACGAACCGGACGATTACCGGTTCTGGCGCGACTTCGTCCCCGACCTGACTCCCCCCTGGTCAGGCCCGTTGCTGAGCCTCTCGTATAGCAGTCCTCAAACGCTTGAACCTCGATCGGTTCCGTTCGACCCCACCAGCAACGCCTTCGGCTGGTGGACCTACCGCCGCGTGATCGACCCGAGCAACTTCCGCCCCGGTCCGTTCGACGGCTCGACCGGCGTGACCTGCGTCAACTGGCCGCAAAACGACTACCTGCTCGGGCCGCTTGTCGGCGTCTCGGCCGACGAGGCTCGGCAGCACATTGAGCGAGCGAAGGGGTTGAACCGCGCGTTGCTCTACTGGCTCCAGACCGAATGCCCCCGGCCCGACGGCGGCACCGGCTGGCCGGGGCTCCGGCTCCGTCCCGACCTGATGGGCACGTCTGACGGCATGGCCAAGGCCCCTTATATTCGAGAATCTCGAAGAATCGCTGCCGAGTTCACCATCCTTGAGCGTCACGTCGGCACCGAGGCCCGACGCGAGGCCGAGGGAACCGACGTGGCCGAGGCGACCTTCCCCGACAGCGTCGGCGTCGGGAGCTACCGAATCGACCTCCATCCGAGCACGGGAGGTGATAATTATATTGATGTCAGTTCCCTCCCCTTTGAGATTCCGCTCGGTGCCTTGATTCCCGTTCGGGTCGAGAACCTGCTTCCCGCCTGCAAAAACCTCGGCACGACTCACGTGACCAACGGTTGCTATCGGCTCCATCCGGTCGAGTGGGCCATCGGCGAAGCGGCCGGCGCCCTGGCCACCTTCTGCCTCGATCGGGGCCTGTCTCCCCGAGCCGTGCGCAATACCCCGGCGCGGCTCCGGGAATTCCAGTCGTTCCTGACCTCTCAGGGAGTCGAGATCCACTGGCCCAGGGCTCGGCCTCGCTGA
- a CDS encoding TIGR03067 domain-containing protein, whose protein sequence is MQSVACLLMTALLGSTPVQSDDLASLQGTWRAEAGPTGEVIITLTIDGDRFVRVVETSPRTSFTFRGLLRLDESAEPGTLDWVEIVGPGDKPRADMLGLYRLDGDELTICSAAPGATRPDALAAGRGLYPSLQTYSRVVVSADEEPLTGDLIALQGNWSGNLGPNGSLQASLSIQGRVTKFVIVGPDGQEVLASTGRVQLDELATPKAMDWIPDREDAQPLKSIYELNGSSLRVSLGLGRGSSTRPETFSDDFRTFTLTKVNEDEELDQIPD, encoded by the coding sequence ATGCAATCCGTTGCCTGCCTCCTGATGACTGCTTTGCTCGGCTCGACCCCGGTTCAGTCCGATGACCTGGCTTCACTTCAAGGAACCTGGCGTGCCGAGGCCGGGCCGACCGGCGAGGTGATCATTACCCTCACCATTGATGGCGACCGCTTCGTGCGGGTTGTCGAGACCAGCCCCCGCACCTCGTTTACGTTCCGGGGTCTACTCCGATTGGACGAGTCAGCCGAACCGGGAACCCTCGACTGGGTCGAGATTGTCGGACCCGGCGACAAGCCCCGGGCAGATATGTTGGGCCTCTACCGGCTCGACGGTGACGAGTTGACCATCTGCTCGGCCGCCCCCGGGGCCACCCGGCCCGATGCCCTCGCCGCCGGCCGAGGACTCTACCCGAGCCTCCAAACCTACTCCCGTGTGGTCGTCTCCGCCGACGAGGAACCCCTGACCGGCGACCTGATCGCCCTCCAAGGGAACTGGTCCGGCAACCTCGGCCCCAACGGTTCGCTTCAGGCGTCGCTGTCAATCCAGGGCCGTGTGACCAAGTTTGTCATCGTCGGACCCGATGGCCAGGAGGTGCTCGCCTCGACCGGCCGCGTTCAGCTCGACGAGTTGGCCACGCCGAAAGCGATGGACTGGATCCCCGACCGCGAGGATGCGCAGCCCTTGAAGTCCATTTACGAGCTGAACGGTTCGTCACTCCGCGTCAGTCTCGGCCTCGGCCGTGGATCCTCCACCCGGCCCGAGACCTTCTCGGACGACTTCCGGACCTTTACCCTGACGAAGGTGAACGAGGACGAAGAACTCGACCAGATCCCCGACTAA
- a CDS encoding sulfatase family protein, translating into MIAPLLLSLLPMLATAPTIEKDNDAPRPNLVVIFTDDLGYGDLSCYGHPTIATPNLDRMAAEGQRWTQFYVGASVCTPSRAALMTGRLPIRSGMCNTRRRVLFPDSAGGLPASEITLAEALKDLGYATAMVGKWHLGHLAEFLPTNHGFDSYYGIPYSNDMDRVASAPEGRVAITEPEIEYFNVPLLQDTRIIERPTDQRTLTRRYTEQSLRFIRDHAQGDQPFFLYLAHSMPHVPLFRSEAFVDASRRGLYGDVIEEIDWSVGQILDTIRELGIAEETLVVFTSDNGPWLTYDQQGGSAGLLRNGKGSTWEGGMREPFLAWWPGTIPTGQVVPDLGSTMDLLPTAVRLAGGEPPSDRVLDGVDLRPALFGAGPSPRDSMFYYRGTELYAVRLGPYKAHFITQEPYGRDTNRIEHDPPLLFHLEHDPSERFDVSADHPEVLATIQALADAHRASVEPVPNQLEARITAD; encoded by the coding sequence ATGATCGCACCTCTGCTGCTTTCCCTCCTGCCGATGCTGGCGACGGCCCCCACCATTGAGAAGGACAACGACGCTCCCCGGCCGAACCTCGTGGTGATCTTCACCGACGACCTCGGTTACGGCGATCTCTCCTGCTACGGGCACCCGACGATTGCCACTCCCAACCTCGACCGGATGGCCGCCGAAGGCCAGCGCTGGACGCAGTTCTACGTGGGGGCGAGCGTCTGTACCCCCAGCCGGGCCGCCCTGATGACCGGCCGTCTGCCCATCCGATCGGGGATGTGCAACACGCGTCGACGGGTCCTGTTCCCCGACTCCGCCGGCGGGCTCCCCGCCAGTGAGATCACCCTAGCTGAGGCCCTCAAGGACCTCGGCTACGCCACTGCGATGGTCGGGAAATGGCACCTTGGTCACCTGGCCGAGTTCCTCCCCACGAACCACGGCTTCGACTCGTACTACGGCATCCCCTACAGCAACGACATGGACCGCGTCGCATCGGCCCCCGAGGGCCGCGTGGCGATCACCGAGCCGGAGATCGAGTACTTCAACGTCCCCCTGCTTCAAGACACCCGGATCATTGAACGCCCCACCGATCAACGAACACTCACCCGACGCTACACCGAGCAATCCCTCCGCTTCATCCGCGACCATGCCCAGGGGGATCAACCGTTCTTTCTTTACCTCGCCCACTCGATGCCCCATGTGCCGCTCTTTCGATCCGAGGCGTTCGTCGATGCCAGCCGCCGGGGCCTGTACGGCGACGTGATCGAGGAAATTGATTGGTCGGTCGGCCAGATCCTCGACACGATCCGGGAGCTGGGCATCGCCGAGGAAACCCTTGTCGTTTTTACCAGCGACAATGGCCCCTGGCTGACCTACGACCAGCAAGGGGGATCGGCCGGCCTGCTTCGCAACGGCAAGGGAAGCACCTGGGAAGGGGGGATGCGCGAGCCCTTCCTCGCCTGGTGGCCCGGCACGATCCCCACCGGTCAGGTCGTCCCGGACCTTGGCTCGACGATGGACCTCCTTCCGACCGCCGTCCGGCTGGCCGGGGGCGAGCCACCGAGCGACCGAGTGCTCGACGGGGTTGACCTCCGTCCGGCTCTGTTCGGCGCCGGACCCAGCCCCCGAGACTCAATGTTCTACTACCGGGGGACCGAGCTTTACGCCGTCCGGCTCGGCCCCTACAAGGCCCACTTCATCACCCAGGAGCCCTACGGCCGGGACACCAACCGGATCGAGCACGACCCACCCTTGCTCTTCCACCTGGAGCATGACCCCTCCGAGCGGTTTGACGTCTCCGCCGACCACCCCGAAGTCCTTGCCACCATCCAGGCCCTGGCCGACGCGCACCGGGCCTCCGTCGAGCCAGTGCCGAACCAGCTTGAAGCCCGGATTACCGCCGACTGA
- a CDS encoding serine/threonine-protein kinase: protein MSGASSDDRPQLSGMKYLVESIVNTDDTGTVMLIADQGQLGRRYALKVIKREDESSDVHLALAKAACEASAKLGHPVPMKYHDFQTRKKWFRTDRGELLMEYVPGKSLDQLEDLSLDQLVLIFQKVAAGLAHMHRRGVRHGDLSPKHVMLTKAGEVKILGYGLTLVPGPLREQYKGTRLYQAPEQIRGKILGDRSDIYALGALMYHLMTGQPANIGGRAKGDVEKITLPTRLNPAISASLNSLLVACLQSDPPKRPETMYEVSQRLDAVVQEMNLDSSLLKNGGLSTFEA from the coding sequence ATGTCTGGGGCATCGAGCGATGATCGTCCACAACTCTCGGGCATGAAGTATCTTGTCGAGTCGATCGTCAATACCGATGACACCGGCACCGTCATGCTGATCGCCGACCAGGGTCAACTCGGGCGACGCTACGCGTTGAAGGTTATCAAGCGCGAAGATGAGTCGTCCGACGTCCACCTTGCCCTGGCCAAAGCGGCCTGCGAGGCATCGGCCAAGCTCGGCCACCCGGTCCCGATGAAATACCACGACTTCCAGACCCGGAAGAAGTGGTTCCGCACCGATCGCGGCGAGCTGCTCATGGAGTACGTTCCCGGCAAGTCGCTCGATCAGCTCGAAGACCTCTCCCTCGATCAACTTGTTCTCATCTTCCAGAAGGTTGCCGCCGGTCTGGCCCACATGCACCGGCGAGGGGTTCGCCACGGCGACCTCTCCCCGAAACACGTCATGCTCACCAAGGCCGGCGAGGTCAAGATTCTCGGCTACGGTCTGACCCTCGTTCCCGGCCCGCTCCGAGAGCAGTACAAGGGAACCCGTCTCTATCAGGCTCCCGAGCAAATCCGCGGCAAGATCCTCGGCGATCGCTCCGACATCTACGCCCTCGGTGCCCTGATGTACCACCTCATGACCGGCCAGCCTGCCAACATCGGCGGTCGAGCCAAGGGAGACGTGGAGAAGATCACCCTGCCGACCCGCCTGAACCCGGCCATCTCCGCCTCGCTCAATAGCCTGCTCGTCGCCTGTCTCCAGAGCGACCCCCCCAAACGTCCCGAGACCATGTACGAGGTCAGCCAGCGTCTCGATGCCGTCGTTCAAGAAATGAACCTCGATAGTTCCCTGCTCAAGAACGGCGGTCTCTCGACCTTCGAAGCCTGA